Proteins found in one Petrotoga sibirica DSM 13575 genomic segment:
- a CDS encoding extracellular solute-binding protein produces the protein MKRVFSLLVIFVLMAGTFLFAQSYKGTTIRVLVWDDALTVAVESMIDEFEKETGIDVIFERLPSGSILEKTAVSISQNRTDYDLVSIDEPFVPQFGDLFIPYSQWPQGKVYPKIDLERDLIPGVPEGSYWDGSYRGLPINGNVYVWMTRKDIVNNEQYKKEFQEKYGYELDIPQNFDQLLEMSEFLSNKGIYGFAPFTKSAEGATAEAILMFESYGTKVLEQVGEHDFEVVLDREKAIEALNMYKALCEFAPPGWQDMGHSERIAAFNQGKVFSMFQWPAIIPDHENPDQSLVSGRIYYSAPPAGPVRRAPVRGTWMLGIPKASKNKEAAAEFAYWWSSYEAGKELVKVGLTPARTDLLLDPKFIEQKPYFVGIFNSMRYSVSRPRFERYAEVSDVIKVNWLAGVTGRVTPETAIDNMIKGIDEVLGRYGY, from the coding sequence ATGAAAAGAGTTTTTAGTTTATTGGTAATTTTTGTACTAATGGCAGGAACATTTTTGTTTGCACAATCTTACAAAGGTACTACTATTAGGGTGCTTGTTTGGGATGATGCTTTAACCGTCGCAGTAGAGTCTATGATTGATGAATTCGAAAAAGAAACAGGAATTGATGTGATCTTTGAAAGACTTCCTAGTGGATCTATTCTTGAAAAAACAGCCGTTTCTATATCACAGAACAGAACAGATTATGATTTGGTATCTATCGATGAACCATTTGTTCCTCAATTTGGTGATCTTTTCATCCCGTATTCCCAGTGGCCACAAGGAAAAGTTTATCCTAAAATTGATCTTGAAAGAGATTTGATCCCTGGTGTCCCAGAAGGTTCTTATTGGGATGGAAGTTACAGAGGGCTCCCTATTAACGGTAACGTTTATGTATGGATGACTAGAAAGGATATTGTAAACAATGAACAGTATAAAAAGGAATTTCAAGAAAAGTATGGTTACGAATTAGATATTCCGCAAAACTTTGACCAATTACTTGAAATGAGTGAATTTCTATCCAACAAAGGAATATACGGTTTCGCTCCATTTACAAAGAGTGCAGAGGGTGCAACTGCTGAAGCAATACTGATGTTTGAATCATACGGTACTAAGGTATTAGAACAAGTTGGAGAACATGATTTTGAAGTTGTGTTAGATAGAGAAAAAGCCATTGAAGCCTTAAATATGTACAAGGCGTTGTGTGAGTTTGCCCCTCCAGGCTGGCAAGATATGGGACATTCTGAAAGGATTGCAGCCTTCAACCAAGGAAAAGTTTTCTCAATGTTTCAATGGCCCGCCATAATTCCAGATCATGAAAATCCTGATCAATCACTTGTTTCCGGAAGGATTTACTATAGTGCTCCACCAGCAGGTCCTGTCAGAAGAGCTCCTGTTCGAGGAACTTGGATGCTGGGGATTCCTAAAGCTTCTAAGAATAAAGAAGCTGCAGCAGAATTTGCATATTGGTGGTCCTCATATGAGGCAGGAAAGGAATTAGTAAAGGTTGGATTAACTCCAGCTCGTACGGATCTTTTGCTTGATCCAAAGTTCATAGAACAAAAACCATATTTTGTTGGCATATTCAATTCTATGAGATATTCTGTCTCAAGGCCAAGGTTCGAAAGATATGCAGAAGTTTCGGACGTAATAAAGGTAAATTGGTTAGCGGGCGTTACAGGAAGAGTAACTCCAGAAACTGCTATAGATAACATGATCAAAGGGATTGACGAGGTGCTTGGGAGATATGGCTACTAA
- a CDS encoding transaldolase family protein, whose translation MKLFLDSAKIDEITYAIEKWGIEGVTSNPKHIRKSGKSMEYFMNEVKKVVESTDITVSIEINPHLNQAEAMAEEAKKIASICKNFVVKIPATEEGLYALKLLNGSDVKVNVTLVFNSFQALQAARMGAYYISPFVGWREERGENNINFISDIVSAVHNYDFKSEVLVAAVRNAKQINEAINAKADILTAGFDVYKNAFQTPYTKMGLDIFSEAWDSIER comes from the coding sequence ATGAAACTCTTTCTTGATAGTGCTAAAATAGATGAAATCACCTATGCAATTGAAAAATGGGGCATAGAAGGTGTAACCAGTAATCCGAAACACATTAGAAAATCGGGCAAATCTATGGAATATTTCATGAATGAAGTAAAAAAAGTTGTTGAATCTACAGATATCACTGTTAGTATTGAAATTAATCCTCACCTAAACCAAGCAGAAGCAATGGCTGAAGAAGCCAAAAAAATCGCTTCTATATGTAAGAATTTCGTAGTAAAAATCCCTGCAACCGAAGAAGGATTATATGCATTAAAATTGTTGAATGGTTCAGATGTCAAGGTAAATGTAACTCTAGTTTTTAATTCTTTCCAAGCCTTACAAGCTGCTAGAATGGGTGCCTATTATATAAGTCCATTTGTCGGCTGGAGAGAAGAAAGAGGAGAAAATAACATTAATTTTATTTCAGACATCGTTAGCGCTGTTCATAATTATGATTTTAAATCAGAGGTTTTAGTTGCCGCTGTAAGAAACGCCAAACAAATTAATGAAGCCATAAATGCTAAGGCTGATATTCTTACTGCGGGATTTGATGTTTATAAAAACGCTTTTCAGACACCATATACCAAAATGGGCTTAGATATATTTTCTGAGGCATGGGACTCAATAGAAAGATAG